AAGTCTTTCAGCTCCATAACCAAAAGAATTCTATGTGTGACCAGTTTAAAACTGCCATATATCTACTTTTTGGATGTCCTTCTATAAATAATCTAAAGTCCATCCACAAACAGATGcatcaaacaaaaaacaaaaatatttgacATATTAGTTGTCCTAATATTCCACATCAATTCTCCGTGACAGCCTCAAGACTTTACTACCATATGATTCTCTGAAGCTCTGGGCTATCTTCCCACAAAAAGGTCTTACTTACAAAAAGATATAGAGAAAGAGCATTTATGAGTAAGAAATACAGGGTTTCTATCCAGAGCTGCCACCAGTTTCTGGATACAGTCTGCATGCGAGCCATGAGAAAAGGAATGATGAAATAACGGAACTCGAGCAACTTGTGGGGTACCACAGAAGCTACTAAACATGCTACAAACAGGACCTTGAATACAAAGCTGCGATTCTGAATAAAAGCATGTACCATGTATGCACCAAACATGTAAACTGGAACCATGATATATCTGACAAAAGAAAATCTACCATAAAACTTACTCCACAGATAAAAAGTGAAATGCCTATTGTCAGCTAAGAGGTATGGGTGTACCAAGGTGTTGGAGTGGACAACCATTACTCCAACCACCAACGTAGCCACAGCAAAAGCTAGGTGACGACGACACAGTTTTATGAAGGGACGCACATGGATGGGAGCATGTGGTAGAGAGAAGattaaaaagaagagacagaaatAACCAAGCTGTGGGATATGGACAGTAGCCTCATGAGCAGACCGATCACCTATTACAATGCTGCCATTATATGCTACAAACACAAGGAAGCCAGCCAATACCAGCCCATAGCTGAAGCAGTCCACCACAACATCTACCAACACTTCAGCCAAGCGGTAGGGTTTTGCAGCCActttctttaatttcttcattAATACCTGTAACCAAAACTTATAATTAGGAGAGTTAATAAAGTATTATTACATCTAATATactttattcttattcttttaaTGCTGTCTGCTTTTACTATGGTAAAAATGTATTTCTGACGAATAAGGACTATCTCAGCAAAAGAGGTAACCATAAACTCGTTATATGTcaaggaaagaaacaaaagcaGAATGCAAGAAAGACCAGTGGACAATAAGATTAGTACATTTGCTTTCTGAATAGGAATGATCACAATTCTCACCATATTATGCTTCTTAAACACTGTCACTTTGTAAGCATTACATATATCATAATTGCCCACCAAGAGGACTTGTTAAAAATGTGACTAACATTTTTCCTACCTATATCCTTATAAAGAGAAGTCTTCATCTCACACAAACAATAAAATCGTTCCACTGATACCCTATTCATGTCATCATTTTCCCAGTTTTAAGGGGGGAATCAAGTAGTCTCATCTAATATACCTCAAccctaaaaaaaatcaaattacatCTGTCAATCTCTTTAGTAAATTACTTTTCCCACCCTAGCATTTTCCACCGTATTCCTAACAATTTTCAATAGCCTATCATTTGCATACACCATATATCGATAATCCACTTTCAGAGATTTGATTCATACATCTTTCAACTTCTTCACACCAAACACCTTATTCAGATCTTTAGCCTTCATCAGTTCTCCAAATTCCAAATAATATACATAACCTAACTATTTCTACAACTCTTACTTTGTTCAATCAATCTTGACCTAGGAAAATTAAGGTCTAATATCCATACATAATATCTAGTACAAAGACTTCATTCTGTCACCTTACAGGCTCTACACAAATTCTCTTCCACACACCAAAGTTCTCTCATCAACCTTCCAAAATACCCAAACTCATTAACATCTTATTCGTCTTTAATCAAATTCATTACTTTGGATCTTTGCAACTTGTTTAGGGTATAAAAGCCTCCAAACTTTCAGCATCTTCCTCCTGCTCACATTTAGCAAACACATTTACCATTGTGTCAACTCCTCTGATTCAGTGAACAGAAAAGCTTCTATCATCTGCACGCAGTACTGTAGTCACTTCATCCTGTTTCACTAAGGTTCTACCTGTGCACAGTTATCACCTTAACATTACTTTCATTTATATAACATCCTATCCATGAAATCATTAATCAACCACAAACATTCTAACTTAAAATTTAGTGTTAATCTTCATGAATCTCTGAAGTTTAATAGCAAGTGATGAGCAGTGCCACTTGCTATGAGTCTGCGTAGATTATCCTTAAAATTCATATTCTGTCATTAAACAACTTCCTTCATCCTTTAAGGATGTTAACCCACTTAACGGTAATAAGGTTAAATTGGATTATCATTCTTACCTTTGTGTCAGCAAGTGTGTTTACAGGGGCTTTAAGCACCCTCGCTCCTAGGACATCAGCAGCCATTAAGACACATAAAAATCCAACCCAAATTATGTTGGTCTGCCgcatcattactgctactaccccTGTAGAGCGAGAGTGTATAAGGTTCAAACTGTTAACCTCTTTGTTTTCCAAGACTTAGCTATTAGGGTTCTTGTAATGCAGTTCTTTGTAACCAATATGGCAACCATAACAAACAATGATTCACTTAtgtccactctcactttctctgtTTCTTAGGATACCAttaacaaaaatataaataatgagaaaaactgaagacAGTTGTGATGCAAAACAAATACAGTACGAGAACATACCCATGGCGGCAGCAGTGATGGGAGCATGGTTGAGATGGAAAAGAATCATGACCAGCACCACTAAGGTAGAGAGAACATCAGTGTAATACAAGAAAGTGAACCAGTACAGCACGGGGAGCAAAGAAAGGTTCAGCCCACTCAACATCAACTTCCAACTGTCTATCTGTAACCGAAACAAAAGTTTATCATAATCTCggaaaaaaacagcaaaaaaatgTAAGTGATAGCTCTCTGGAAGTTCCCAGCTTCCTTTCTCATTATCCCATATCATCAAACCAAATTAACTGTGATTGTAAAGAATGATTATCTACATGAATCTCTATACTGGATTCACATAAACCATGAACTCGTTTCAAGAGTTCAAATCCATTTGGACTTCATTTGTAAAGATACATGTAGGATATCTAGGTGTCACATGACCAACAAAGAGAATAAATCAGATCTGCAAGCACTGTTCTACTTGATGCATTTACCCATTTCAAACGTGCATGAGTACTTCCATACCCTTCCCTAAAGCAGCTGGGGAACTAACAAAATTCAAGTACAGATTTTAGCTAAATAAGCTTTCAAAAATTACATACATCTTCATTATGAAATAGTGAAATACATGAACACTTACTTAActacacaaagtataataaatcagtTCATTATGTTATATATCAATATGTGCAATTACATAATCTACCTTGCTTCCATGTAAGTGGATGAGCAGCTTGTGTATTGTAGACAACAGAAATGCAGCAGCAACAAGGTTTGTGATGCGCAGGGAAAATACATCACACAGTGGACGTCCCAGTACCCATGACACTGGGCCATTAAGGCCAATGGAAAATAAGTATAAGCCAGGAAGTGTTGTTATCTTGGAGTCCCACTGTTAAGGAAGATAAAATTTTTATCAATGTACTAAAAACATTATTTAGAAAAGTTCAAAGTTTCCAAGAAATATATTACGAATCAATAGAGTGAAGTTTCAGAATGCAATGCTACTGATGAATAACATCAGTCTGTGAGGTTTTAAAATTTCATAAAAGTTATCAATTTATcttgttctttcaaacatattcactattttccacattactgaggtagcgtcagaaacaaatGACaaccttaaaggaaaaaaatcctcactcggCCAACTTCtcagttcattcttttggaaagtaaaacaagtggggaggatttccaggccccaattcccaccccttttagttgccttctatgatgagcagggaatacatgaacagtattctttctcccctaaccccaaggataatataccaTTTAATGCTTTGAAAATTACAAAAATTTTTGACAGACAGATAATCAATCCAAATTTATGGCACAATTATTCATCACGTCTATGGTTAGGCAGCATCTCTTGCCCAAATTTCCCACCGGATCAAGAGTGCTTTGGATTGTTGTAATACTGTATTAACTTTAGATTTTCAAGAAAAAGAGTTACCTCGATCCTGAACTTACCATGACCATTACACACTAAATATACCATTATTAAGTTTAATGACTGCAAATGACGTGATTTTCGTCTATACTGCTAAatgattcttttttcataccaACAAAGTAAAGAATTACCTGACATTTCTTTGGCtcattttgtctttcttttgtaaattcatagataaataaatacaccaagataaagttgtagtttaATACCCTCTATAAACTAGGTTTTTCACAGGAATTTTTCAAGGTAAATTATGACTAATTATGGAAAATTAATTCAGACTTGGGAAAGTTAGAACTGGAAAGGCTATCAAGATAAGAGAAAGTGTGAAGTCAAGGCCTATAAAATGCATGAATCACTTCTAAAAATCAACGAACTTATGAGAACCTCACCTAACTTATTCTAGCTGTCAAATTTTACCTCAATTTCAATGTTATTTGGAGAATATGCTACTGAACATTACAGTCACAATTCTATGCAGATTCTGTGTACATTTTTCATAATTTGACCAATTTGACCAACAGAGTAACATTAATAAATGAACATTCCTCCGAAGCAATAAAATATGTCGGAAAAAGGTATTTACATATGGTGCATCAGTAGCAAGTGGGATTTGTGCCAATATGAAAATTATTTAGTGCAGCTGGGGAAGACATATCGGCAGGAAATAGTGGTTCACTACACAAATTTCAGAGAAAATGTGAAGGTAGTCAAGATTTATATTCATATCCAGTATTCTGgccgttatgtatatatatatatatatatataaatatcgtaGCCATGAAAATGAACTACCAGAACAGCAGCGGATGCAAACAAGTAGACACCACAACGTGTTTCCTCAGTTGATCACGAAATTTGGTATATTTAAGAAATCATTTTGGCTACTATGAGAGttttttagttttttgttttgttttgtgttttacaTGTGTACTGCCAACATTTTCAACCCACCATTTCCCTAATATAAATACCTATTACACTATGTAACATTTTTGATAATATATACCGCCACGTAACACTTCTCCAAACCCGACGCTATCACTGAAGAAAACAATTAGACAATATTCAAAGCTAATTGATAATTACCATATACTCACCATCATTCTCCTAATCACCCTCCCCTAAACTATTAAGTTACAATGAGGTCACCTAAGTCACATAAGTAGAAATGGCCCTCAAAATCAGGTTATTTAAGCTGACAGTATCTGAAACTGTCCCGTATGACCTAAATCACTCCTGACCCCATAGCAAACCACCAAAAATTCTAAATCTGGCCATTGGgagaaggtaaaaaaaatatttaagaaatAATACAACAGAAATCGCTGTCTGGGGTGGTGGCTGACAACGAACCTCTCCAAACTTGCCCTCGCAGTACTTCTGGGCTTGGGGGATGTGGTAGATCTCGTCAATAAACGGCTTGGGTTGCACTGTGTACACGATCACGAAGAAGACGTAGGAGACGGCGGTAAAAGCGCCGATAACCAGAGGAAATATGAAAGACGGCTGTGGCGTCCCCATGGTCGTGGTTTGCTTCGGTCGCTTACTCTACGGATCCGGCCAGACCCGGTCCACCATTTTCTCAATTGAATggccttatcttttatcttttttttttatcgttttacCCCAGTTTTATTCTCCTTGTGTATCTGGTTATTCTATAGATAAATATCCCCTCCCTTACTTTATTTAGAATTAATCTTAAATATAATGATTTCGTAAAAGATATTCAAGTCTGTAATAAAGCTTAACAGAtccttaagtatatatatatatatatatatatatatatatatatatatatatatatatatatatatatactgaggatCAGTAAGGgcgaattttttttattaaatgatATCAGATAAGCATATAGTAAGAGAATTATGAAGATAATGGAAAACGTGGGATTAATTAGTATCAAAAGTAGGTAATACATTCGTAAGATATTAATGGAACCTATGGAAATTCCTCCACTGGGTCGATATGGTAACAGATTTACAGCAAGATTAAATTCGTCTGCTGCTGGAGGCCGCATGGCCGCTCGGTGTCGTCTGTTTTTTGACATCCGGCGCCATTTTTAAATTGCGCATTCAAAACCACAGGAATATATGGAATTCATCTTGTTCCTACAGCTCATTTGCATCTACTGGATGAAAGAATTCTATTTTCTATATCGATCTTAGCCTACCTTGATTTCATTTCATGACTCAGTCAATGAAACCTCAGCCCAATGTCACCTAGTTAAACATTGCCCTAAGCTGACCTCATTCGAAAATTGCTAAATTCCTTGGCATTTTGTTATCTGAAGGACTAGATATATCATTTTTGTGCACCAAGATGGTGTTGCACGCGACTTACAGCTAGTTTCCCTACGTTTATGAGCAGAGACCAACCATTCAAGAATAgaccgttataatacctccttcTTTCCCATGACGTCTGGAATATGGAATTACCTTCATTTTTACGTCCctcactccatctatagcccTTCTGCCTTCATATATTCAggtccatacacaaacacacacacctgcagagctctaacatatttttttcctctccttttcaccAAAGATGGGCGTTAGGAGTATGTTTTGCCCTGACATCATAGCCTGGTAATAAATAAAACACTTATGATACACTTATTCAAATTACCATACACGTGAAAGACGTTATCAATATAGAAAATTAAAATGATTTAAtgcaagaactctctctctctccattgacaTCTCCCGCAAAAGTAATTGTGAAGTTCAATAGGCACTGTTCGAGAACACATGGTTTATTTTGATATTATGAGGAGTTCTGCTGCAAATAATGTTTGCTAATCCATCTATCTTCcatgaaataaatgaaagaaaagaacagagatGCCCATGTTATACAAGATGGATGGCACTATTATGTCAGCTGGGGGGCGTCAAAAATCATACATGCCtgataatcatacatatatattttccataattacgtAAATGCATCGTCTGAATTTGGAAGTGAATATATTATGATTTAGACCTAATGGTCATAAGACTTGATAGTTTTAGTGGTAATGAATAGCAAACTTCACGATGTAAACAAAGCGGCTTGACGGGAATTTTTTTTACAACTATAAAtaaacaaaccttaaaaaaacatatatataaaaactatgCCATTACAAAACTACACCATTGATTGGGACTAGTAATGATATTGTAAAATTTCCAGTAATCGTTTGACTGCTGCTAATCTAGCACTTCATTTACGCGTATATACAATTCCTAATGATATAGCAAATACGGCATTCATATATGAAATCGTGTGCATTTCTTTATTCAattcacaaaaacaaaaaccaatttttttttgctaataTGGTCAATTAGATTGAAAATAAATAATTGGTCTTTACCATAGAGGACTCAGAGCCATGTGGTAACCCATGGGTCCATTAACGCTCCAGAAATAAAAGCAATTAACAGCCATTATTAATATTCATACATGGCCACATTAAAGTGGCTGAAATAACCTTGGCTGCCACTGCTACTTCCAACTGTCCTTAATACTGTCTAACTCAAGATAGGTTCTATATTGGCCTGGCTTACTTAAAGGCTGTAAATAAATATTTCCCACAAAAGTCACTGCTGGTGACATACCTATATTCACCCAATAAGGTCAAATAACCTTAAATTCAGACTTGGAGGGGATTAATCTTACAATATGGCTATAAATGTTAAGCTGGAGGAAGGAAATACATTAAACAGACGAGACCGAGGGCTAACATATCTACCACGTGAGGTAAGCCTCgctaatacacatatacacacctgccaCTGGGACAC
This genomic window from Panulirus ornatus isolate Po-2019 chromosome 45, ASM3632096v1, whole genome shotgun sequence contains:
- the Alg10 gene encoding dol-P-Glc:Glc(2)Man(9)GlcNAc(2)-PP-Dol alpha-1,2-glucosyltransferase, yielding MGTPQPSFIFPLVIGAFTAVSYVFFVIVYTVQPKPFIDEIYHIPQAQKYCEGKFGEWDSKITTLPGLYLFSIGLNGPVSWVLGRPLCDVFSLRITNLVAAAFLLSTIHKLLIHLHGSKIDSWKLMLSGLNLSLLPVLYWFTFLYYTDVLSTLVVLVMILFHLNHAPITAAAMGVVAVMMRQTNIIWVGFLCVLMAADVLGARVLKAPVNTLADTKVLMKKLKKVAAKPYRLAEVLVDVVVDCFSYGLVLAGFLVFVAYNGSIVIGDRSAHEATVHIPQLGYFCLFFLIFSLPHAPIHVRPFIKLCRRHLAFAVATLVVGVMVVHSNTLVHPYLLADNRHFTFYLWSKFYGRFSFVRYIMVPVYMFGAYMVHAFIQNRSFVFKVLFVACLVASVVPHKLLEFRYFIIPFLMARMQTVSRNWWQLWIETLYFLLINALSLYLFVSKTFLWEDSPELQRIIW